CCGTAAGACTGTAATCGAATAAATCCGGGACCGGTTGTTCCATAAGTATTTCTTCCATATCCTTCAAGGAAAAATCGTATCCGGCGTAAATCATCGCCCCAACGATATGCATCACAAGGTTTGACGATCCGCCGCTGGCGCTGTGAATCCGGATGGCATTCCGAATATTTGCTTTCATAAGCTCGCTTACACTGCATTCCGGTCTTAAGAAAATAGAGAAAAGGCCATTCACGCTCTTTCGAACCTGCTCAAGCGTAGGCGGGGCGACCAACAATTCGACCTCAGGACTTACGAACCCGAGACCCGCCGTGATTTCCCGCGAACTGTTTCCCGTTCCGTGGAAAGCGCAGATGCCGCCCTTGGAATCGCATGTATTCACGGCTAATTGTTTTTCAATCCGTTTGTGCTCCTCTTCGCTTAGAAGCTTATAGTCCACGGCGCGTTGAAGGACCCCTTGAAACGATGTATTCGACGAACATTGCAAGATGTAGCTCATCGCGTCGTCGATGTCGGCTGCCACGTCCGGGTAACCTTGTTCCAAGGCATATTCGGACAATTGCCGGAGCTCCAGCTTCAACTCCGGAGGAATCGTTCCGCCTTTCAACACATGTGAAGGCGCGAACGTCGCGAAGACCGGGTGTTCCCCTCTAAATCTCCTAAGTCGGTCTAAGTGCGCAAGTCCGCTTAAGACGCCAAGCGGTTGCTTATCGCAACCTTGAATGACGAACGCCCCATGATAAGAATGGGCTTCCATTTGATTTACGACCATCTCTGCGATGGCATTCCGACTTTGAAGCGAATAAGACATTCCAATGTTGTTTTGGGCCGTCCCGTCGCATAATACGGGCGTGCTGAAATAAAAAGGCAATCCGCCTGCCTGCCAAATCGTTATTGCCGCTTTAGAAACCGTCTGATGATCGAGAATATGCGCAGGATGATCGGCGGACCCGCCGATGATTGCTACCCGGGGGGAGTTTTGTTCTAATCGGTCGTATATACGATCGAGCGTCCAATCCGGGACTCCGGTAAATTGCTCCCCCAACTCCCTTCGTGATCGATCCAACAATCCCGCCACCGTGATCGGTTCATTCGCCTTTCCTTGGACATTATGCTTATAAGCATTCACTGGACTAGGTATTACGATCATTCGATCACCTCCCTTTTGCCGTTACTGCCTAGATGTGGATATCGATATCGTCTGCAGCGCAGTGAAGAACTCGATGGCCGCCCTGCCTTGTTCCCGGGAATGGGAGCTCGACCTTTTCATCCCTCCGAATGGAGCGTGCGGTTCTACCCCTGCAGTTTCGCCGTTAATTTTTATGAGTCCAGCTTCAATCCGATTAAGGAACGTAAACATTCGATCGATGTCCTTCGTGAAGATGGATGCGCTTAACCCGAATTCGACATCGTTAGCAATTTCCAGAGCTTGCTCTAAATCATCCGCTGGAATGATCGATAACACCGGCCCGAAAATCTCATGCTGCGCCAATTCGGATCTCGGGTGTACCCGGTCGAAAATCGTGGGCTCGATAAAACAGCCGTTAGACAAGCTCCCCTCGGGGGCTTTACCGCCGATTAACAATCGCGCCCCGTCCCGCACGCCCTGCTCGATTGCGGCAAGTATCGATCGCTGTTGGTTCTCATTGACGACCGGCCCCAAATAACAGTCAGGCTCCAACGGATCCGAAAGCCTTATTTCCTTTGCCTTCTGCAACAGCAGCGCGGTGAACGATTCCAGAACGCTTTGCTCGACGATTACTCGGCTTGTCGCTGTACATTTCTGGCCGGCGGAACGCATAGCCGCGCTTAGAGTCAGCGCACTGGCCTTCTCAAGATCGGCGTCTGCAGCTACGATCGTCGGATTTTTCCCGCCCATCTCTAATTGATATTTAGCCCCTCGCTCCACGGCTGCACGAGCAACCAGCTTCCCCACCTCGTTCGAGCCGGTGAAGGTGATCCCATCCACGAGAGGATGGGAGATGATGGTTTGACCCACGATGCTCCCTTTCCCGGTAACCATGTTGATTACGCCCTTAGGGAAGCCCGCCTTCTCTAACACTTGCATCAGTCGGAAAGCGGTAATCGAAGCGGGATCGGCAGGTTTCCATACGACCGCATTCCCATAAATCAGCGCAGGCGCAATCTTCCATATCGGTATTGCCACCGGGAAGTTCCATGGCGTAATCGCGCCGATGACACCTAACGGTACCCGGTTCGTGTAAAGCAACGATTTGCCGTCGGAAGCCGGATAAGTTTCTCCGAGGGCTCTCATGCCTTCCCCCGCATAGTAGCGCAGAAGCGCGACGCCGCGTTTGACTTCGGCGATGGCCTCACCGACCGGTTTCCCCATTTCTCGGCACACAATGTTCGCGATATCCGCAATCTCGTTTTCCAACTGTTGCGCAGCGCGAAACAACACCTCGCCTCTTGACGTCCCGGACAATGATCGCCAAGCCTTCGAGGCTGCCTTCGCGGCTGTAATGGCGAGTTCCGCTTCTTCTTTCGTAGCAAGCGTGTATTCGCCGATCGTTTCGTACAGATTTGCAGGGTTGCTTCGATTCTGTTTTTCCCCTGATGCTCCGTCCAACCACTCGCCGTTTATATATAGCTTCGCATGAAACATCTACACTCGCTCCTTACTTACAATGGGAATCCCTAAATCCGGCGCTCCCGGTGCCGATACAACGGCATTCGGGTAATACCGCTCCACCATGGCAAGGCCAAGCGCAGCTCGACGAACTCTTTCTCGGCACAACGATACG
The nucleotide sequence above comes from Paenibacillus antri. Encoded proteins:
- a CDS encoding dihydroxy-acid dehydratase domain-containing protein, whose protein sequence is MIVIPSPVNAYKHNVQGKANEPITVAGLLDRSRRELGEQFTGVPDWTLDRIYDRLEQNSPRVAIIGGSADHPAHILDHQTVSKAAITIWQAGGLPFYFSTPVLCDGTAQNNIGMSYSLQSRNAIAEMVVNQMEAHSYHGAFVIQGCDKQPLGVLSGLAHLDRLRRFRGEHPVFATFAPSHVLKGGTIPPELKLELRQLSEYALEQGYPDVAADIDDAMSYILQCSSNTSFQGVLQRAVDYKLLSEEEHKRIEKQLAVNTCDSKGGICAFHGTGNSSREITAGLGFVSPEVELLVAPPTLEQVRKSVNGLFSIFLRPECSVSELMKANIRNAIRIHSASGGSSNLVMHIVGAMIYAGYDFSLKDMEEILMEQPVPDLFDYSLTDGRDIFALAQQCCSGQIRGMETLIYELNRNGVSMDLDALTVTGQSWKERLSFEKGLSAEGVRENRIILSTPKRSFSGVDVLRGNFFDSAVVKISGMESKQLDRFDSKVSFVLYYENEEQANRELLNVKLIDNLKINRTLPMARLRQMAAFNAADPSYYEAMTDYDSLFDCMVEEGVMRLTVVISGQGPEAFGMPEMMTPMQHINADRRLRKLVTLISDGRYSGVTQGAAIGHMTPEALHGGGILYLEDADVLRLQLRNKQIILLDPNQFELGHIVPYSGDLQRDRGALGQSRIESIRLRQRSVAASNRLRDCSDASRGVVPMGVLKEAELSWK
- a CDS encoding aldehyde dehydrogenase family protein, whose protein sequence is MFHAKLYINGEWLDGASGEKQNRSNPANLYETIGEYTLATKEEAELAITAAKAASKAWRSLSGTSRGEVLFRAAQQLENEIADIANIVCREMGKPVGEAIAEVKRGVALLRYYAGEGMRALGETYPASDGKSLLYTNRVPLGVIGAITPWNFPVAIPIWKIAPALIYGNAVVWKPADPASITAFRLMQVLEKAGFPKGVINMVTGKGSIVGQTIISHPLVDGITFTGSNEVGKLVARAAVERGAKYQLEMGGKNPTIVAADADLEKASALTLSAAMRSAGQKCTATSRVIVEQSVLESFTALLLQKAKEIRLSDPLEPDCYLGPVVNENQQRSILAAIEQGVRDGARLLIGGKAPEGSLSNGCFIEPTIFDRVHPRSELAQHEIFGPVLSIIPADDLEQALEIANDVEFGLSASIFTKDIDRMFTFLNRIEAGLIKINGETAGVEPHAPFGGMKRSSSHSREQGRAAIEFFTALQTISISTSRQ